Part of the Syngnathus typhle isolate RoL2023-S1 ecotype Sweden linkage group LG17, RoL_Styp_1.0, whole genome shotgun sequence genome is shown below.
GATAACGCATAGTATAGAATGTTACTGTTCTATGTGTCTGCGTCCTTCATTTGCTCCACAGAAGACAACCTAAAGTATTGATGTTGCAATTTACAAATAAGAATCAGACTGTTAATGTTTCAGTTTTAATGTCAGTGAATGCTTTCCACAGAAGATAAGCATTACTCGGACCTTAAAACCAAAGTACGTACCCAACTGggatttggggatttttttctttctgccctCATTCCTTCCTTCTCGGCTTCCTTTCCTGAGACCTGCTTTTTATTTATGCATTACACAATCCTTCATTTGCTTCATCTTAATTTCATGCTTTCCTCCCTTCACCTAAACCTGTTTTTCTGCTTTCCTCCTCAGATCcacttttcttctttccttcctttctgCCTTCTTTCAGACccgcttttttattttgcatctcTCCTTCTGCTTTTCTGCCTTCGTTACACTTCCTTTGTTCTGGCATCATGATTTCTCATTATTCACGGTTTCTGAAAGTAAATGAAAGTTAATTCAAACTGTGTACGCCTACCCTGCATATTAATACGTTTTCACCGTTTTAACGCGAACCGTGATGTGAGCCGCGAGGAAAACAACTTTGACATCCCCTCAATGTTCAGTACGGCAATACACACACCGGCCTGTTATTGAAAATAAGCTACAATGAGGTCTCTCGTCAAAATAGTGTCACAACGTTCCTTCAACTCGGAGCCAGCAAGTGTCGACGAGTTCGTTATTGAATAGATTTAAGCCTTAGCTTATTATGTAGCAGTCATCAACTGCTGGAGAGAAGTGTGTAGTGTGTAGCGGGTCGGCGAGCTAACATCCTCGCATCACACAAattcatatatatacatatatatatatatacataggcCATAGATTCAAAGCATAGCCTAGACACTGCCGCGAAAAACCCACCTGGGAGTCTTTTCTGGTCAGCGAAAGTAGGAGCGTGAGAATGGAGAAGTAAGATCCCAAAACGCAGCTCTTCGCCGGGAAAGCTAGCCTAGCAACATGCTAGCTAGCgggctagctggctagctttCCACCCCAGATTACGAGAACACTTTTGTAATGTAATTAAAACCCGGCGTGCAAACCTCCGCAATTCATGCTGCAAATGCATGCAAATTGTGTGTAATTTGTTTAGTTTCgtgtctgtaaaaaaaaaaaagcttcgtcaaattatattaatataaatcattttaaaagctTCATTTAAGGTAGTAAAAGTTGGTACGTTGCAGTGCAACCAAACCTCTGCACCTTGAAGACACGCCTACCCGAAGCTCCCATTTGTTGGGTTCAAGGTCAATTAGGCAAATAAAACGCGCTCCTCTGGAAGCAGTCTCGTGTGATTGGTCGGTTTGGAGAGGGGGGCGGTTGTTATGAGTTGGTGCTGCACGGAAGCAGAGCACAAATGGGCCGAGTTTCATCAATGCCATTGCTCCAGTTCGGCGTCTATTTGGCGAATCACTCGCGCCGGGTTGGATTTAACGCTCGTGATTCGACGACGTTAGCGTGAAGGCGGGGTTACTGGTGAGTCGATTCACGGTGAAAAGGAGGACAGTAGTCTTATTGAaatcacaaaaaatatttttaacagtcaatctcctcctcctcgcttcCATTTCAGTTGTAGTGCAGCGGTTACAGACACAGTAAACATGAGCgtcaaataaaaatgtacaaaattgtaaaaaaaatgttttacttatACCGTTGTGATGTATAGTAATGACGGTGGACctcttttttaaatacaataaaattttatttaagattataaatatatattgtttGCATTGCAGTCCTGTAAAAATCCGCAAACTCACAAAAAGCCACAAGACACCAATATACAAATTCTAGGtatatattttaatttctttGCATTTAACAGACAAATTGCAATGGGACGAGATCTACTGGTGAAattaacaaacaaataaaatttcCATGTTATTAGTTTCacttatttctatttatttttaccaTGGGAATGATCTGATGcaaaggcgtagccaggaatttttccagtaggggcgcgcgcccacaggaaagaaaaaaaaaaaaaaaaatcgaacatcacccacgccgttcgctgttTGCTAAAACAACAACCGGGTCCGGGAGGccaacggtgaatggataacatcgcgcacatagaatagcgcaagcacattcgcgcaagaccgaaagacaaaaaacggcatgaaaaagcgcaatttttttttaaccggggcgcagggagtccttaccggggcgccgccccggcttgccccagcttggctacgccactgatcTGATGCTGCGCTAACACATCCAGTGAAAGGACATGATGCAAAACATCCCTAATCCGTTCCTTGAAAAACAAACTCCTACATCAGAGAGATACACATTTGTCAGTAAAAACAATGAACGAAAAAAGTGATTAATGCTTTTGTatcgtttaaaaaaagaaaaagaaaaaaagcacatgTCTGTACAGCTATTATGAAAAGTATGGAAGGGGCCTTATGTGGCCATCTTGGAccttttttcatctttttttcttttagatgaGATTAATCAGTTAATTAGAGTTCTTCCTAGACTTTCTCTATTCTACTCAGTGACACTTTTTATCCTGGAAGGTTTTGGTGTCGTGTCTGTATACATATGGTTTGGATTTTCCTGATCACTTCCTGAGTTGATCTCAGTGGATGGGCGCTAATGCGAACGAGACTCAaatggaggatgaggacaaaCGTGGCAACAAAGACCGAAGAAGAGAGGGCCAAAAAATGTAAGAAACCCTGAAAGACTACAGAAGCAATGTTTGCTTGTGGTGACACCCTGTTTGCCAAATGTTTACGATTTCTACTGTTTGCATGTACTACGCTTATTATACACGTGATGTTAATTTCTATGGCTCTTGTTATcccatcaaaaaaaaacaagcagaggCAAAAGATGTGTCAATTAAAACCCCGCCGCTTATTTTTCTCATCTCTTTTGGTTAGTTGTCACGGTAACCACCCACCCCAGTAGTATTCCCCATTTTAGGCCACGTTCACACTTGTGGGTCAGTACTGCAGCAAAACCTGAACCACGTGATATTGACTTGCCAGCCAATAATGCCATAAGTTAGCAACGCCTTTatgatcaatttaaaaaaacagaggTTTACTTTGCATCGTATTTACACTAATCCATTTTAAGGAATGAAAAGAATATGGAGTCCCAAACCAACTGTGCCCAAAGatttttttatacaaaaaaaaatgctatttgCTCTCTTACATACATCagttggttttaaaaaaaatttttttttttcttttctttttaaaaccatCTGAAATGTCAGGAAATTATACTTAAATGCATTTTAGAGCGCACACCCATACAGGGATGCTAATCTTGACCGTTTTGACCAGCAAAAAGCTTAGAAGTCAGCTTTTTGCTGCCATTTGTACGGCAGTCCATAAGTTAAGCCTCAAGCATGAACGTGGCCTGAACACCACAGTGTGACGTGGCAGTtgaacattattatttttattaccaGCTGCACCTGCACCTCATTTCGCAACAAGCTAAGTGCCATAATCACAAGGTGGTTTTTGCAACGTGGGAAACGTGCCAGTTCAAGCTTCAGCTTCCAAAGGACACATCGCTTTCAAAtatctacaaaacaaaaaagtgtttcACATCTTAAATCGCATCTTTTTGAATGAGTGCCGCCTGTGCACCCATACAGCCAGCAAGCCCCCCCAGCTTAACCGGATAAACACCATTAGGAAAAGATGGTGTACAAAATGCAGTGGGTACACCTCCAAGATGGAAAGAGCTTACTTGTTGAGCGGCGAAATATAATGAGGAAAACAAACTTTCTGTGTGATtacgcgcacacacagatgGGAAACTGAATGAATGCCTCTGGGAGAAAAAGATAATTGGGAGGTAGAAAGGAGAAAATGAACAATGAGAGCATCAGGCGGACTCGAGGGTGGCGAAAAGGAGGGAGAGGAGCCAGCGGTGGGTGTTATTTCTTAGCCTTGGCGGCTTTTGCGGAATTCCGTGGCGGGGTGACAGGCCTCCCCGATCCCATCCCGGCGCCGCCACCATAAGGATACAACTTCTTATCCGCCGGCTTCAGGATCTGAGACACGCAAACGGGATGGTTGGCGAAAAACTTTAGACAGTTTCCTGGTGCTGACAGCTTCGGTAAAACGCACCTGGAAGGAGCACATGAGCGTTTCGTCGACGCTCATCATGGCGCCGGCGTTGTCAAACTCTCCGCAGTAATTGGGGGCTGAGAAGAGAGTGACCAGCTGCCTCTTGGCAAAGAACTCGTAGCCATCCTCGACCACCTGCACCAGAGGAATGAGGAACAAATCATTAAATATGAGACACGCAGATCATTACGAGTCATCACAAGCTCACAAAGCATTCACATGTAGATTTTGACGTGCACACAGCACTTGACAGAAGGCCCCAAAAGTTTAATGAGGAGATTTTAAACATGGGTACGAGTTGGGGCAAATGTCGGCGGGCTGACCTGATGCGCCCTGCATATGAGGTCCATGTCGTGCTTGTGTAGAAACTTCGCCACCACATCGGCGCCGAACGTGAAGGAAACGCCACGATCGTTCTCCCCCCAGCCCAGCACGTCCTTGTCAGGGTCAGCCCACAGCAGGTCGCACAGCAGACCCTGGTCGGGCACGTCGGTGGGCCGCATGACTCGGCGGATCTGCTCCATGGATTGCAGGTCGGGCGACAGGCCTGGCGAGGTCATGTCAGTCAATAAACACGCCCAGGtcacttgactttgactttgttaggAATGCGCTAGCCGATCCCAAGGTACGAGGGGGGGCAGTGTGGAGCCCCCAAGGCATCCAGACTACCAGGAATAATAGCGGTAGTTGTGGAAGAAATTGAAAAATTATGGCAAGCTGCCTGTCTTTGGAAGGTGTCCCTACCTCCATGGCAGCAGAAGATCTTCTCATCGACAATAGCAGCCACCGGTAAACAGTTGAAGCAGTCCGTGAAGGTTTTCCACAGTTTGATGTTATACCTTCGCTTGCCTGAAACGCACAAAAATTcttcagaaaaaaaactcagtgaCTTGATCAATTTGCGTTCCATGCCGCTCACACTCGTCATAGAAGCCGTAGATTCGGTTGATGGAGGCGCACTCGTGGTTGCCACGCAGCAGGAAGAAGTTCTCCGGGTACTTGATTTTGTAGGCAAGCAGCAGGCAGATGGTCTCCAGGGACTGCTTGCCTCGGTCCACGTAGTCGCCCAGGAACAGATAGTTGCTTTCTGGTGGGAATCCGCCGTACTCAAACAGCCGCAGGAGGTCGTAGTACTGGCCGTGGACGTCGCCTGCGAGGGGAGCCGGAGAGCAGTTTGGGTAAATAAATTTCACGACTATACGGCAAGGCGCTTTTGGGATACAACTGCTTGTGCATGTATGTTGAGCTCACCGCAGATTTTAAGGGGAGCCTCCAGCTCCAGCAGGATGGGCTGGCTCAGGAAGATCTCTCGAGATTTCAGGCACAGCCCACGGATCTCGGTCTCTGTCAGCTGCACGTTCTTGCCAGGCCGTGAGCCCTTGACTGCAAGGCAAGAAGGACGCCCAGATGAATAATCAACACGCATGAGGCCAGAAGGCTTCCCACGCAAGAAGCGCTGCAGAATGAAACCCAAATGAAATGACGATGATCACTCATCAGTCGAGCTCGCGGTTCCCTTGACAGGCGTGTCAGCCCAACAAGCACACACGCTCACAGGCATCATGAGGAACAAATAACAACAAACGTGCTACCTTAGAGGAACACACAACAATGAATGAATTTTTGGACGAGGACAAAACAGAATGAAGGTTTTAGGGACGTTTTTTTGTAAGAAGGCTTGCCTCAATCACACACCCACACAGGCATACATGGCGCTTAATGGTACAGCAGAGGCCCGCCGTGATGCACTGCCTGACATCACACTGCTCCCACATGCGCGCCACACTTGTCCTGCACATCCGTTCTGTCGTGTGTTGGACATACTACCACTCTGCTTTCTGTCTTTTGAGAAGTGACTGCTAAAATGTTGAACAATACACtgatcaatgatgccaccacatCATCTTCAATCTGTCCGAGGACGTGACGCTGCTGCTATAAATGAGACTAGTCAATGGAGGTCAGAGTAGAGTGGAGCAGCTACTTAAAATGGAGGCCTGCCCAAAATAGTGAAACAGGGCCTAAATACGAGCGGTGCTGCTGCTAGTGCCCCCTAAAGCGGGATTAAAGCCATCTTAACCGCAACACAGCTAACTTCGGAGTTGACCGTGCCGCTAGCAGGAAAAGGCGAGCTTATCAGTGGACACTCATACACTGCACGAATGTGCTGAGTCTAAACAAAGacttggaccaaaaaaaaaaacatagcagcGTCTGGATGACTACACTGGGAAAAAGTCAACTTCATGCACTGTTACATCAGTTTAACATCACCctcttgcacacacacaaaataaaattaaaatcacaCTAACAGACACACGCAGTCACACAGTGCAACTTGAGGGTGTTAATTGATTTGAGTTGGTGGTTCGCCCAACACGTTTAATTGGCTTGttgttgacacacacacactggagaaaGTGGATAGACACACGGCAGGGCACaatcaatcattcattcattgatcGTGTGAAAAACACAAGGGGGAGAAAGCGCCGTTAAACTTTAGCACAACAGAAACAGGTGATTGCTTGTTAAGGtcgaccataaaaaaaaaaaagagagagagacacatgGAAGGTCAGCAGGGTTACATAAGCGTATATAAATACTGCCACTATCTGCCTtgtttgcacgcacacacacacaagcagcagCTGGTCCGGAGTCAAAGTCAACAGCAGCTAATATGGCTGCTGTGCTTGCGTTTTTTTTGTGGTGAATAATCCAAGTCACCTCCTGCAGATCAACTCCATGAAGCCAACATACCACCTACATTCATTTAACCTAAAGCGGACCATACAACAGTCCAGAAaatttgagttaaaaaaaaaaaattgagtcaCGAGCACGAGATCTAGACAGAGAACTTCCCAACAAGCAGCAATTTAGCAGACAATGAACACGTTGAAATAAAATGACTTGCTCAGTCACGCTCTCATTTTAGAGTGATTGTAAAACTCACCATAAATATGTGCTAGCAAACAAACTAGCATCAATGCTGCAGTAGTTAAGTCTCTAAGCAATGCTTCTTCCAAAATAAATACAGACAATTATAATGCTCactggcatatattctttatcctctgcataaAAATGACACTACACTAGTGCAGTTTTCTTTTGTTACACCATCAAATCTAAGTGATGATGGTGCCTCCTCGTGCTCaaggcacacacacaacagaagGAATTtaagcaggaaaacaaaatgcaaaaacTGCTTTGCAATACAAGTGTGTATTGGTGTTCTTCGGATGAACTTGAACacaagtgtgtatttgtgttctTCGGATGAACTCAACACTTGATAAGATTTGCGATTGTGTTTAGTGTCCTCTGGCTTTTTCTTGTCTCGGTTACACAATCAAGTGGTCGACTACCAAAGTACtaataaacaaagaaaacatgacTTCTGTTTAGTACCTAAAGTaaagaaaatgttaaaatgGGGATAATTGAAGCACCCATTTAGTGTTAGTGCTTTTTTTTATGCAGAGATGATGTTTTCGGTATCATTCGCTCCGCTGTGATACACATCTATCTCCGCACCGGCTGCATAAGACACACATTTTATTCGCATGAAACAATTTGCCGTCGTTATTGGTAGTCTCACCTTCCAAAAGACGCTGAATGATCGAGTCGATGTTTAATTTTTCCGGTTCCGCCATTTTCTGTTGATTCTCACACGAGCTTCCCGATTCCCGTTTGGCACCTTCAATTCTATTTACCcaccaaaacacaaaacacagtaTTAGTTGGAAGTTACATGGTTATGCAGTAATCCAAAGCGCTTGGAATCGTGACATTACACACCGTTAAGAATACATAAGGAGTGTCTCACATTACTCACAGCCTCATTCCATTCACTCTGAGCTCATGCTAACTAGTTAGCACTTTAGCCGAGCTGGTCTCATAGCCAAACAAGCGACAGTCAATTTAGCTCGCATTGTCGTACCTTATCGGAATAACAGGTCTCCCAGTGTGttagtaaaaatacaaaaacttgttaaaaaaaaaaaaaaagccctgagCTCGGCCGCGGCTCTGGTTCCCCCTTGCCTCTTCCTGTGGGAACTTTAATAGCAGGCCGTTACGGGCTAGCTGCCGCTCGGACTCGGAGTGTCTCCGGTCGGCTGGCTGTTGTTGTAGAGGGCCGGAGTCAAACTTGTTAACGTCACAGGCTTTAAAAGCTGATTGGTCAAAGGCGTTTACACCTGGAATATGATTGGTGTCAGCGCGTGTTGGTGTCAGAAAATGCCCGCCCCCTAAGAACGTCAACGTAGTGGAGCCGGATGTGAAACTCGAAGGGCGCCATCTTGCGTGTACAAGCCGAATTGCACAAGGATCAAATTTGCGTTTGACTTCAAAGTAGACACTTGTGACGTAGGATGACGCTAAGTGACGCAAAAGGCCACTGCTGAAGGCAACGTAAATGGTTTAGAACTGAGACATTGTGACAACGTCAAGTGAAGATCTGTATCGTATCTGTACAGTGAGGCGTGACCCATCTGGACTCACGATTGTATATAAAATCTACGTGGATGTTGATTTCTTGGCATATTATTGAAATAAATAGTGTTTTTTTAAAcgattaaacattaaaacattgTAACATTGTAACATTGTACCTTTAAAGTACATTTGTTCAGATCAGTTTTACGTGTaatacatttacattttgtCAACTATTCACTTTTAAACATTTATGTAGTGTTTATTTAATGCCTTGTTTTTCATGAATAAGATAACTATGTATGCTATTTGTTTAAATGGAGAGCCAGGTTTTTTTTTCGGTTGTTCGTTTTTTGGGTGGGCCTTGGTAAGAATTACCCCATGTATTTTACATTTGTATTCACGATTAAACATGTTTGTAATACAAACATACACAAGTAGGTGAATACAAATGTTTGTATTGTCTGTCATGTAATGTCATCATGAAAAAAATTAAGCAATGACATGGAAACTTATGAATTAATACTCTCTATGACTCCTTAATAATTGGATTACATGAGCTGGCGTATCTAATGTGAACTTTCACAATCTCGACTCTTCCACTAACCCACACTGTCTTTCCCACAATCACCACCAAACTATGACATCACAATCTTTTATTTGTCATCAGTTTCGACTGAGGGCGGTGGtacctgtgtatgtgtgtgcgtgtgtgcgtgtgtgtgtgtgtgtgaatgtgtatgTTATTTTGTTCAGATACACAACCAGCAGCTTGGGTCACATTTGTCGTTTTTCATGCAGAAAAACAAGATGAGTCAAACAAAATCATGAGCATCATGAGACCCAAATATTTTATGCTGGTTTGTTGACACCACAAAGGcacattgaagaagaaaaactgTGATGTTTTTGGACATTCAAATTTGTCAGGAGCCAAGAgtgtttttcgttttttttgtgGAGTCAAACAGAAACGACGAAGAAAAAGACAAGAGGAGGACAAGTCCATTCTGGTCTGTAGATACGTGGTGGGCCTGCCCCACCCTATGCATCACATTCCTCTACAAATACACCATCTTGTCCCAGCATCTGCACACAATCCCTGCAGGAGGCCGACCAACAACACCAAAGAAAAAGCCAAGAAATAAATCTTTTGACTCTCATTCACAACCAAGGTAAATCAATTTCTTTGTCCCTATAATGAATGTAAATTTATTTTCGGAGGATGTTTTAATAGTATTTATTTTGGGCAAACTCCATATGCTTGTTTGCTCCAAAGTAGATCAAGTTTTTTGGCTTGCGTTTTAGGAAAATTGTTTGCATCCCAGGCGGGTGTCATATTTCATTTGCTTTGGcccataaaaatgaaaaacaataacaacataACATTTGTTAAAGAAGGTTTGaaataaaaactacaaaatCCGTAAAAAAAACTCGAGAAATTTGATTACAAAATTAAactaaaaattgaaaaaaaaagactcagttATCGAAGATGAAATAAACGGGGGGTGAAAACTAAAACTAaataaacaggaaaaaaaaaaattcatgaataataatttttgaaaatgtgtttttaaatcaaatgaaaaaaacaaaactattgaAAAAATAAGAAGGATGAAAAAGATTCCATTGAAGGTGGTgaatacaaaaaacacaaaggaactaaaaagaaaaatacgttCTTGGAGTTAGTTCAGCTCTAAATTCAAGTGAAGCACAAACATGCTGGCTTCATCTTCCATCGTCACATTTTCACAATGATTTCAGaatgtttttgtcaaaaaaGGATGTGAGGCATAACCATATCAGGAATCTGTTGGAAACATTTTGTGtctcttttgtttttggacTTTTCGGTGCAGGGGAACGTTTTTGGCGCTTCTACTAGGTGGAGAAGCAACAAGCAGCGGGCCTGTTCAGACTTGCGCTTATTTTCAATGCTAGCCCAAAGATACAAGAAACACaacgagtgtgtgcgtgcgtgcgtgcgtgcgtgcgtatgtgtgttcATGTCTTTCTCTCTACGAGTGGCGCCACCATTTACATTCCATTTTGATCCAGGGATGAAAAACATTAGAATGAGCTTCGAGCATCAAAACAGACCTTTACCATTAGGCTCGAGATTTACagaacgtgtgcgtgtgtgtgtgtgtgtgtgtgtgtgtgtgtgtgtgtgtgtgtgcgtgtgtgtgtgagtttgaGCTTGCAAaagctgacctttgacctcttttTCAGGATGGCATCGGTGGGCGTTCAGATCACGTGCGTGGCCCTGGGGGTCCTGGGCCTGATTGGTGCTATTGTGTGCTGCGCCGTCCCCCGCTGGAAGGTTTCCTCCTTCACCGGCTCCAACATCGTCACTGCCCAGGTGAGCGCTTTTTCCCTCCTGCTTACTTTCAAGTTGAAAATGTGTTACAAGACAGTGAACGACAGCATGCGTAGTAGCTCCGAATGACAGACTGACTGGAGACGTTTGATTTTTGTGTACTTTCAGAGCCACGAGGAGGGCCTGTGGAAGTCGTGCGCCGTGCAGAGTACGGGCCAGCAGCAGTGCAAGAACTACGACTCTCTGCTGGTCCTGGCCGCGGACCTGCAGGCGGCCCGCGCCATGACCATCATCAGCTGCATGCTGGCCGCCATCAGTCTCCTGATCTTGTTCTGCGGGGCCGACTTCACCACGTGTGTGGACAACGAGGAGACCAAGCCCAAGATCAGCCTGGTGGCTGGCGTAGGCTTGCTACTGGCCGGCATCGTCCTCATCATACCCGTCAGCTGGTCGGCCCACCAGGTGGTCCAGGACTTTAACAACCCCCTGGTGGCCGGCTCGCAGAAACGCGAGCTGGGTGCCTGCATCTACGTGGGCTGGGGGGCCGGGGTCCTGCTCCTCCTGGGCGGGGGGCTCCTGTGCTGCTTCAGTAGGCCCAAGTCGGGCGGCTCCGGGGGCACGGCCAAGTACTACAGCAACAGTCCCTCCGCACCCAACAAGAACTACGTGTGAGCTGGAAACAATCAATCCTATTCTGGCCGGAGGTCTGTTAACCACGTTAGCTTAGATCCTCTGTAAATAGTCAACAACTGACATGAAATGTTTCTTTGTGTGGTGCGGGGATGAAAATGTACATTTAGCTTCCATTTTGTTGCAGTCGAGTTGTTTTTATAAACAATACTGGTATGATTTTGTATTCAACAATGAAAGAGTTGAAAAAACACAAATGCTTGgaaaatattgattttatttcaaacaagtggcatatattaaaaaaattggaGCAACAAATTAAGCCTGGAGTGGGTTTCTCTTTATCTTTCTAAGGGAAAATatatcttctcttttctttccatttttataTTGCATAAAAAAAAGGTGGTTTAATGTTTGCTCTCCAGCGTGCTCACACGATTGCTGAGCTCCTCCAGTGATGCTTTCAAAGCCTTCAACTCCTGCAACAAAGCCGACACGTCctgaaaataaaagtgaataaatAGAGCATAAAGTAAACACAAATAAAGCATACAttgaaatcaaacaaacaatgcaaatatTTGGAAAATGACATCAGAGAAGATTGTGAAAGATAAGGCCTACTCCTTTCACCCCTGCGTCGCTGTCAACTTGAGCGGCACCAGCCGAGGACACAGTGGTCTTGAGGAGGCTCTTGTGAACTTTGAACTCTTTGGCCTTGGTGGTAGCCACAAAGCCATCTTTGAGTGAGATAAGCACAGGCAGCGCATCTT
Proteins encoded:
- the ppp1caa gene encoding protein phosphatase 1, catalytic subunit, alpha isozyme a isoform X2 produces the protein MAEPEKLNIDSIIQRLLEVKGSRPGKNVQLTETEIRGLCLKSREIFLSQPILLELEAPLKICGDVHGQYYDLLRLFEYGGFPPESNYLFLGDYVDRGKQSLETICLLLAYKIKYPENFFLLRGNHECASINRIYGFYDECKRRYNIKLWKTFTDCFNCLPVAAIVDEKIFCCHGGLSPDLQSMEQIRRVMRPTDVPDQGLLCDLLWADPDKDVLGWGENDRGVSFTFGADVVAKFLHKHDMDLICRAHQVVEDGYEFFAKRQLVTLFSAPNYCGEFDNAGAMMSVDETLMCSFQILKPADKKLYPYGGGAGMGSGRPVTPPRNSAKAAKAKK
- the ppp1caa gene encoding protein phosphatase 1, catalytic subunit, alpha isozyme a isoform X1, with amino-acid sequence MRLIEGAKRESGSSCENQQKMAEPEKLNIDSIIQRLLEVKGSRPGKNVQLTETEIRGLCLKSREIFLSQPILLELEAPLKICGDVHGQYYDLLRLFEYGGFPPESNYLFLGDYVDRGKQSLETICLLLAYKIKYPENFFLLRGNHECASINRIYGFYDECKRRYNIKLWKTFTDCFNCLPVAAIVDEKIFCCHGGLSPDLQSMEQIRRVMRPTDVPDQGLLCDLLWADPDKDVLGWGENDRGVSFTFGADVVAKFLHKHDMDLICRAHQVVEDGYEFFAKRQLVTLFSAPNYCGEFDNAGAMMSVDETLMCSFQILKPADKKLYPYGGGAGMGSGRPVTPPRNSAKAAKAKK
- the cldni gene encoding claudin i, translating into MASVGVQITCVALGVLGLIGAIVCCAVPRWKVSSFTGSNIVTAQSHEEGLWKSCAVQSTGQQQCKNYDSLLVLAADLQAARAMTIISCMLAAISLLILFCGADFTTCVDNEETKPKISLVAGVGLLLAGIVLIIPVSWSAHQVVQDFNNPLVAGSQKRELGACIYVGWGAGVLLLLGGGLLCCFSRPKSGGSGGTAKYYSNSPSAPNKNYV